In one window of Tellurirhabdus rosea DNA:
- a CDS encoding DegT/DnrJ/EryC1/StrS family aminotransferase: MIPFLDLYQVNAPHRARIEEAMQRVVQSGWYILGKEVRQFEEQFAAYVGTRHCIGVANGLDALTLILKAYDFAADSEVIVPANTYIASILAVTHAGLTPVLVEPDLRTYLIDPALIEAQITPRTKAILVVHLYGRCCDMKPIRALADRYGLKIIEDVAQAHGAQYEGRMAGNLGDAAGFSFYPGKNLGALGDGGGITTSDDQLADRLRHLRNYGSSIKYFNDYIGLNSRLDELQAAILSAKLPFLEAENERRRGLARLYLDGIRHPDLTLPPAGTAEQDAWHLFVVRHPKRETLVDHLNQNGVQTVIHYPVPPHQQRAYAAWNGLPFPITEQIHREVVSLPLSPVHREEDIQRVIAVINQCPCER; the protein is encoded by the coding sequence ATGATTCCATTTCTGGATTTATACCAGGTCAATGCCCCGCACCGGGCCCGCATTGAGGAGGCCATGCAGCGGGTAGTTCAGTCGGGCTGGTATATTCTGGGGAAAGAGGTGCGGCAGTTTGAAGAACAGTTTGCCGCTTATGTGGGCACCCGCCACTGCATCGGAGTCGCCAACGGCCTGGATGCCCTGACGCTGATTCTGAAAGCCTACGACTTTGCGGCCGACAGCGAGGTCATCGTGCCGGCCAACACCTACATCGCCTCCATCCTGGCCGTTACGCACGCGGGCCTGACGCCCGTGCTGGTCGAGCCCGACCTGCGGACTTACCTGATCGACCCGGCGTTGATAGAGGCCCAAATCACCCCGCGGACCAAAGCCATTCTGGTAGTACACCTCTACGGCCGCTGCTGCGACATGAAGCCCATCCGGGCGCTGGCCGACCGATACGGACTGAAAATCATTGAAGATGTGGCCCAGGCCCACGGCGCGCAGTACGAAGGCCGGATGGCCGGCAATCTGGGCGATGCGGCGGGGTTCAGTTTTTATCCCGGCAAAAACCTCGGGGCACTCGGCGACGGCGGAGGCATCACCACCAGCGACGACCAGCTCGCCGACCGCCTGCGGCACCTGCGCAACTACGGTTCCAGCATCAAGTATTTCAACGACTACATTGGCCTCAACAGCCGCCTCGACGAATTGCAGGCCGCTATCCTGTCGGCCAAACTGCCGTTTCTGGAAGCCGAAAACGAGCGCCGAAGAGGACTCGCCCGGCTTTACCTCGACGGGATTCGTCACCCGGACCTGACGCTCCCCCCGGCGGGCACGGCGGAACAGGACGCCTGGCACCTGTTTGTCGTCCGCCATCCGAAGCGCGAAACGCTGGTGGACCACCTGAACCAGAACGGCGTTCAGACCGTCATTCATTACCCCGTGCCACCGCACCAGCAGCGGGCCTACGCCGCCTGGAACGGACTTCCGTTTCCCATTACGGAGCAGATTCACCGCGAAGTGGTCAGCCTGCCGCTCAGTCCGGTGCACCGCGAAGAGGATATTCAGCGGGTCATTGCGGTGATCAACCAATGTCCCTGCGAACGTTAG
- the pheT gene encoding phenylalanine--tRNA ligase subunit beta, which translates to MKISYKWLQQLIDLPESPEEIGRVLTGTGLEVEGIEPVEAVPGGLKGVVIGEVLTCEKHPDADKLSITTVDAGQSQPLNIVCGAPNVAAGQKVVVALVGATLYPTGGEPFVIKKAKIRGAASEGMICAEDEIGLGTSHAGIIVLDPNGPVAQLPNGTPAAAYFGLEDDFTIEIGLTPNRADAASHLGVARDLRAVLNREVRRPSVEAFLVANTDLTLEVRVENPEACPRYAGLTISGLKVAESPDWLKKRLQAIGLAPINNVVDITNYVQHELGQPLHAFDAAAIAGGQVIVKTVAEGTPFVTLDGVERKLLASDLMICNADEPMCIAGVFGGKTSGVSESTTAIFLESAYFHPAWIRKTSQKHGLKTDASFRFERGTDPNLPVYALQRAALLIQEVAGGAVSSEVVDLYPSPVADRPVPVRYRNIDRLIGLTLDRAEIRRILESLDIRLADATDEGFTALVPPYRVDVEREADVVEEILRIYGVDNVPLSDSLRADFLSDFPETDPDALQFRISQVLAANGFFETMTNSMTRPALNEAIRATLPNADVTLLNPLSEDLSVLRQTLLFSGLETLVYNLNRRQKDLKIFEFGKIYSQAGEKYVEKRRLGMWMVGNDQSESWATKGRPVQYHDLAAAVQKVLTSLRLTVTDSEPADPALFQYGLTYRLNKKPVVTLGLVKPSLAKLVDLKQPVFYADFDWEYLVKQYSSKVVFAEVPRFPEVRRDLSLVLDKTVTYDQISRLARQAERKLLRDINVFDVYEGENLGQDKKSYSVSFILQDPNQTLNDAVIDKTMQRLMATFERELGAVIRK; encoded by the coding sequence ATGAAGATTTCGTATAAATGGCTGCAGCAGCTGATTGACCTGCCGGAATCACCCGAAGAAATTGGCCGGGTGCTGACCGGCACTGGCCTGGAAGTAGAAGGAATTGAACCCGTAGAAGCCGTTCCGGGCGGGCTGAAAGGCGTAGTCATTGGAGAAGTACTGACCTGCGAAAAACACCCCGACGCCGATAAACTGAGCATTACCACCGTAGACGCCGGACAGAGCCAGCCGCTGAACATCGTCTGCGGCGCGCCGAACGTAGCCGCCGGACAAAAGGTGGTCGTGGCGCTGGTCGGAGCTACCCTGTACCCGACGGGCGGGGAGCCGTTCGTCATCAAAAAGGCCAAAATCCGCGGGGCGGCTTCGGAAGGCATGATCTGCGCCGAAGACGAAATCGGCTTGGGAACCTCCCATGCGGGCATTATCGTGCTGGACCCGAACGGTCCGGTCGCTCAACTGCCCAACGGTACGCCGGCGGCGGCCTATTTTGGCCTGGAAGATGACTTTACCATTGAAATCGGCCTGACGCCCAACCGGGCCGACGCCGCTTCGCACCTGGGCGTCGCCCGCGACCTGAGAGCCGTTCTGAACCGGGAGGTCCGCCGCCCGTCGGTGGAGGCTTTTTTGGTGGCGAATACCGACCTGACCCTGGAGGTGCGCGTCGAAAATCCGGAAGCCTGCCCGCGTTACGCCGGTCTGACGATCTCCGGCCTGAAGGTCGCCGAATCGCCCGACTGGCTCAAGAAACGGCTGCAGGCCATCGGACTGGCGCCGATCAACAACGTGGTGGACATCACTAACTACGTGCAGCACGAACTCGGTCAGCCGCTGCACGCCTTCGACGCGGCGGCCATCGCGGGCGGACAGGTCATCGTCAAAACGGTGGCGGAAGGAACGCCGTTCGTCACCCTCGACGGCGTGGAGCGGAAGCTGCTGGCTTCGGACCTGATGATTTGCAACGCCGACGAGCCGATGTGCATTGCGGGCGTTTTCGGCGGAAAGACGTCGGGCGTTTCGGAAAGCACCACGGCCATTTTCCTCGAATCCGCCTATTTTCATCCGGCCTGGATTCGGAAAACGTCGCAGAAGCACGGTCTGAAGACCGACGCCTCGTTCCGTTTTGAGCGGGGCACGGACCCGAATCTGCCGGTGTATGCCCTGCAACGGGCGGCGCTGCTGATTCAGGAAGTGGCGGGCGGCGCGGTCAGCTCCGAGGTGGTGGACCTGTACCCCAGCCCCGTGGCCGACCGGCCGGTGCCGGTGCGTTACCGGAACATCGACCGGCTGATCGGCCTCACGCTCGACCGGGCCGAAATCCGGCGCATCCTCGAAAGTCTGGATATCCGGCTGGCGGACGCGACGGACGAAGGATTTACGGCGCTGGTGCCGCCCTACCGCGTGGATGTGGAACGGGAGGCCGATGTAGTGGAAGAAATTCTGCGCATCTACGGCGTGGACAATGTGCCGCTGTCGGACTCGCTGCGGGCCGATTTTCTGTCGGATTTTCCCGAGACCGATCCAGATGCGCTGCAGTTCCGCATCAGCCAGGTTCTGGCGGCCAACGGTTTTTTTGAAACGATGACCAATTCGATGACGCGCCCGGCTCTGAACGAAGCCATTCGGGCGACGCTGCCGAATGCGGACGTGACGCTGCTGAATCCGCTGAGCGAAGACCTGTCGGTGCTGCGGCAGACGCTGCTGTTCTCGGGGCTGGAAACGCTGGTTTACAACCTCAACCGTCGTCAGAAAGACCTGAAGATTTTTGAATTTGGAAAGATTTACTCCCAGGCCGGAGAAAAGTACGTCGAAAAACGGCGGCTGGGTATGTGGATGGTCGGCAACGACCAGAGCGAAAGCTGGGCGACGAAGGGGCGTCCGGTGCAGTACCACGATCTGGCGGCGGCGGTGCAGAAAGTGCTGACCTCGCTGCGGCTCACCGTAACGGATTCAGAACCCGCCGACCCGGCCCTGTTCCAGTACGGCCTGACGTACCGGCTCAACAAAAAACCGGTCGTGACCCTGGGCCTCGTGAAGCCGTCGCTGGCCAAACTCGTGGACCTCAAGCAGCCCGTGTTTTACGCCGATTTCGACTGGGAATATCTGGTGAAACAGTACAGCAGCAAGGTCGTCTTTGCCGAGGTGCCGCGTTTCCCGGAAGTGCGCCGCGACCTGTCGCTGGTGCTGGACAAGACCGTGACCTACGACCAGATTTCGCGTCTGGCCCGTCAGGCGGAGCGGAAACTCCTGCGCGACATCAACGTTTTCGACGTGTACGAAGGCGAGAATCTGGGGCAGGATAAGAAATCGTACTCCGTAAGCTTTATTCTGCAGGATCCCAACCAAACCCTCAACGATGCGGTTATCGATAAGACGATGCAGCGGTTGATGGCGACTTTTGAGCGGGAACTGGGCGCTGTAATCAGGAAGTAG
- a CDS encoding sugar 3,4-ketoisomerase, with amino-acid sequence MAQLLELNTFSSESGNLTVFEKIIPGTIKRVFYVHENAGEIGIGYRHHKAWSAFMCLNGSCRIYVNTGAGEELYVLDEPQKCLILEPGDWRRIDRIGEGAVLLQLSNEVYDPADYIYEKYQHA; translated from the coding sequence ATGGCTCAGCTACTCGAATTAAATACATTTTCTTCAGAATCCGGCAATCTCACCGTATTTGAAAAAATAATTCCGGGTACGATAAAACGGGTTTTCTACGTCCACGAAAACGCCGGCGAAATTGGCATCGGATACCGGCATCACAAAGCCTGGAGCGCGTTTATGTGCCTGAACGGGAGCTGCCGGATCTACGTCAACACCGGGGCGGGCGAAGAATTGTATGTTCTGGACGAGCCCCAGAAATGCCTCATTCTGGAACCGGGCGACTGGCGGAGAATCGACCGGATCGGCGAAGGGGCCGTTCTGCTGCAGCTTTCAAACGAAGTGTACGACCCCGCCGATTACATCTACGAAAAATACCAGCACGCATGA
- the rny gene encoding ribonuclease Y codes for MEANFWVMLLSDLLALGVGIYIGRKLLGRLFTKREQEAEARAAEIIKNAEQSAETIKKDRILEAKEKYLKLKMEFEEEANKKKNILITNENKLKQREQQLQQMGDQQKRREQELDQLKQQLQQQQDSIGRRREEAERMRQQQVEALEKIASLTADQAREQLVDALKAEAESRASSYVKSIVEEAKLTATKEAKKVVIETIQRTAAEHAIENCVSVFNIESDDIKGKVIGREGRNIRALEAATGVEIIVDDTPEAIIISGFDPVRREIARLSLHRLVQDGRIHPARIEEVVAKTRKNIEDEIVEIGERTVIDLGIHGLHPELIKMVGRMRFRSSYGQNLLQHSREVAKLCATMAAELGLNAKMAKRAGLLHDIGKVWHEEAELPHAILGMELAKKYKEHPDVCNAIGAHHDEIEMTTMISPLVQVCDAISGSRPGARREMMESYIKRLKELEDLATSFPGVTKCYAIQAGRELRVMVDADSVTDEKANTLSFDISQKIEKEMQYPGQIKVTVIREMRSVAYAK; via the coding sequence ATGGAGGCAAATTTTTGGGTCATGCTTCTGTCTGACCTGCTGGCCCTGGGGGTCGGCATTTATATTGGCAGAAAGCTTCTGGGCCGCCTGTTCACCAAGCGCGAGCAGGAAGCGGAAGCCCGGGCGGCTGAAATCATAAAAAATGCAGAACAGTCGGCCGAGACAATTAAAAAAGACCGGATTCTGGAGGCCAAGGAGAAATATCTCAAACTCAAGATGGAGTTTGAAGAAGAGGCCAACAAGAAGAAGAATATCCTGATTACGAACGAAAACAAGCTTAAACAACGGGAACAGCAGCTTCAGCAGATGGGCGACCAGCAGAAGCGCCGTGAACAGGAACTCGACCAACTGAAGCAACAACTACAGCAACAGCAGGATTCGATTGGCCGACGCCGCGAAGAAGCCGAGCGCATGCGCCAGCAACAGGTGGAAGCGCTGGAAAAAATCGCCAGTCTGACCGCCGACCAGGCCCGTGAACAGCTTGTGGACGCCCTGAAAGCCGAAGCCGAATCCCGCGCCTCCTCCTACGTGAAGAGCATCGTCGAAGAGGCGAAGCTGACCGCGACCAAGGAAGCCAAAAAAGTCGTTATCGAAACCATCCAGCGGACGGCCGCCGAACACGCCATCGAAAACTGCGTATCGGTGTTCAACATTGAATCGGACGACATCAAAGGGAAGGTCATCGGTCGCGAAGGCCGGAACATCCGGGCGCTGGAAGCTGCTACGGGCGTTGAAATCATCGTGGACGATACGCCGGAAGCCATCATCATTTCGGGTTTTGACCCCGTTCGCCGCGAGATCGCGCGCCTGTCGCTGCACCGCCTCGTTCAGGATGGCCGGATTCACCCTGCCCGGATCGAAGAAGTGGTCGCCAAAACCCGCAAGAACATCGAGGACGAAATCGTGGAAATCGGTGAACGGACGGTGATCGACCTGGGTATCCACGGACTGCATCCCGAACTGATCAAGATGGTCGGCCGCATGCGTTTTCGTTCGTCCTACGGGCAAAACCTGCTCCAGCACTCCCGCGAAGTAGCCAAGCTCTGCGCCACGATGGCTGCCGAACTGGGTCTGAACGCCAAAATGGCCAAACGTGCCGGTCTGCTGCACGACATCGGTAAGGTATGGCACGAAGAGGCCGAACTGCCGCACGCCATTCTCGGGATGGAACTCGCCAAGAAATACAAGGAGCATCCGGACGTCTGCAACGCCATCGGCGCGCACCACGACGAGATCGAGATGACGACCATGATTTCGCCGCTGGTGCAGGTTTGTGACGCCATTTCCGGTTCACGACCGGGCGCCCGGCGCGAGATGATGGAGTCGTACATCAAGCGCCTGAAGGAACTCGAAGACCTTGCCACCAGCTTCCCCGGTGTAACCAAGTGCTACGCCATCCAGGCCGGTCGCGAACTCCGCGTGATGGTCGATGCCGACAGCGTAACGGACGAAAAAGCGAACACGCTCTCGTTTGACATCTCGCAGAAGATCGAAAAAGAAATGCAGTACCCCGGCCAGATCAAAGTAACGGTCATCCGGGAGATGCGGTCGGTCGCGTATGCGAAGTAA
- a CDS encoding cell division protein ZapA: protein MGEPLSITIRIAGREYPVRVPAEEEFYLREAARIVNERMKIHRENGWHEDHSILSLVALESVVARLKGEDYANELQKMVAERLTRVDRLVSPVLPH from the coding sequence ATGGGTGAACCGCTTTCCATAACCATTCGCATTGCGGGGCGTGAATATCCGGTCAGGGTACCGGCGGAGGAAGAATTTTACCTCCGCGAAGCCGCCCGGATTGTCAACGAACGCATGAAAATACACCGCGAAAACGGCTGGCACGAAGACCATTCCATCTTGTCGCTGGTTGCTCTGGAGAGTGTGGTCGCCCGGCTAAAGGGAGAGGACTATGCCAATGAATTACAGAAAATGGTAGCAGAACGCCTGACGCGGGTGGACCGGCTGGTAAGCCCGGTTCTGCCGCATTGA
- a CDS encoding DUF1684 domain-containing protein — MVNFFCFFGTSCGNSSDVSDPEAYRQELARKRKEKDDFYQTSAESPITDRKAFKGLSYFDPDPAYRVTARIEPFADKSQRLVIPMSDGSEDVYTKYAHAVFSLQGEVCRVLLLKHGTTLSLLFKDLTNGKETYGGGRYIDFEEDEVKENRLVVDFNTAYHPYCAFNHEYACPLPPKENTLPVAVKAGEKLGGGR; from the coding sequence TTGGTAAATTTTTTCTGCTTTTTTGGGACATCGTGCGGTAATTCTTCGGATGTATCGGACCCCGAAGCGTACCGGCAGGAACTGGCCCGGAAGCGGAAAGAAAAGGACGATTTTTACCAAACCAGCGCCGAATCACCCATTACGGACAGGAAAGCGTTTAAAGGGCTTTCTTATTTTGACCCCGACCCCGCCTACCGGGTCACCGCCCGGATTGAACCTTTTGCCGACAAATCCCAGCGACTGGTCATTCCGATGAGCGACGGCTCGGAAGATGTGTATACCAAATATGCCCATGCCGTATTCAGTCTGCAGGGCGAAGTCTGCCGGGTGCTTCTTCTGAAACACGGCACGACGCTGTCTCTACTCTTTAAGGACCTGACCAATGGAAAGGAAACTTACGGAGGGGGCCGCTACATCGACTTTGAAGAGGACGAAGTAAAGGAAAACCGGCTGGTAGTCGATTTCAACACGGCTTACCACCCTTATTGCGCCTTTAACCACGAGTACGCCTGCCCGCTGCCGCCGAAAGAGAACACCCTTCCGGTCGCCGTGAAAGCAGGAGAGAAGCTCGGGGGCGGTCGGTAA